In Microplitis mediator isolate UGA2020A chromosome 9, iyMicMedi2.1, whole genome shotgun sequence, the DNA window tactttacatttttttacataaaaaatatcaataattgttattttttattatttttatttgactgctcggttttcaaatttgactggtcatttaaataaaacgaattaattaaaatgttacaGGACGCAATGAAACGTAGTGTCGTTGGTATTTGGTCATGCAAAAGGTGCAAAAGAACTGTTGCCGGAGGTGCTTGGGTCTATTCAACAACCGCAGCTGCTTCTGTCAGATCGGCAGTCAGAAGATTGCGTGAAGTTAAAGAACAATAAGTtctctttaattaaataaaaatttattcaataaattgaaataatgtcTAGTTATTTCTAAACAAAtcctttaaattaattaattagttgtttacttttttttttttaaacttcaattGTTAACTTGGAACTCAATATTACAGAAATTTAGAGTCTATTTATGACAGCCCGAGTATaagtattacttttttaaattacaatagtaATAGAATGGATTTGTTTATTtgacatgatactgaagttagcagacgtctgacagtttttgaattttgcacgcctcggaatttttaaaaacgattaactataaaaaaaaaatattttgaaaaattgcacttatagtttattGAATTAACTACATGTgtagatttttgttttttttttttttttgtaatttatttgttgaaaaaaaaaaatcgtaaaatttttaactgtctgctaacttcaggatcgttcATATGacacggaaaatttttttaataaatcgatAGTGTCATGAtttaaacttgaaaattttttactacatatatatatatgattgatgtaaagaatattttttatgaaaactctgatttaaaacaatttgaatcgactaatatatagatacacTTAGCttgaattaaatcatttttcttaatcagggaaaTCAGCCGAATTTcgcaaaatttatatcaaaaagttaaacttatattttattttttttttattaagtttattACTAATCCTTAAATTTcacattaatgataaaaattaaaaataaatttgtttggaAATTAGCAATTgatgttttttaaagtaaggcaagagacccagtacccgatcagggaactagtacccgattactcatgtatttgtattcTATATCTaccaaatttagtaaatatagatgtaCAAATACACGGAGTGATAGGATAcaagttccctgatcgggttcTAGGTCATTTATCTTAAATCGATAGTTTTTAAGTAAAagttattcatttaaaataatcaatccATCTTAGCTGCCGAGTGatatgtttaaaattttcattattgaaGCATACGAAAATCATTATCTCTTATAAGTCTTTTTGATTTCATAATCTTAATCATGgaacacttaaaaaaaaatcaacgctaaaatttttttattattgtcatcTAACTCTGTCTTGTAGGTTTTTTTCCTTCAATGTTTCAACAATGGAacgatacaaaaaaattaattggatTTTTCGGGTTTAGTAAAGAGATgatcattacttttaaaacaaatttggtATTTAATTaggaaatattcaaaaatttggaagataaaaaaatcaagtcaGTAAGTGAACATTTTtagcgcgaaatttaaatatatttagaatTATTCAGAACATTTAGAGTATAGTACTAATTATCGTATAGAAATTtctgaaataatgaaaatacacaaattcaatttaagatttttctaaaggtatcaaatttaattagagaCTAAGTAACGTtctaattattcttttttttcaccttttcaaattatttaaatatatacaagtcattcaaaacttattaattaattaataaaaatagttctgattgtaatttaaagtttaagtGAATTTAGGGAACAATTTACGtaatttcgaaatttgttaatttttcttttaaaataattaaaaaactagaattaattaaaattatattaattattaacttaattgtagaattaaaattacaatcaaatttttaaaaccaatATCTGATACAtgataacattttttgatcAACAAGATTTTTCATTgccagtaaaaaattaaaactttagtGTTATTGACAACtctagttaaaaataaaatttaaaagaaagtaATTTCCCATAGCCAACAATGAGTACgagagtaattaaaaaataacataaatgaAAACAAAGAGCAAGACAAACCTTTTTAGCAGATTGAGCACAACAAGAGTCAAAGCATCTTACAACAGAGTGTCGTCTAGTTTGATAATTAACGTTTGAGCTAGTGTGACTGGGTTGATTGTGCCCTTGACCACCGCCTGCACTCCCACCTCCACTGCTGACATCTCGTATTCCAAGCCCGCTGGCAGTTGTCTCCAGTGACCTACAACTTGATGCTGAATCGCATCCCCCCGTGACACTGCATCCCTGTGGGTCTCCTGCAACAAATTAACTCATCGATATTTACTCATCTTACAGCAAACAAACCAACCATACATGCCGTGGGAATTAATCACCGTTTATTATTGACTTGCAAATTTAAAACATTCAATGTTGAATATTAAGttgatactttttttgaatctaAAACtatgcccgggaaaaaatgaatttttagaattcgattcatttaaatttatgaaattttaatttgcaaacaaaaaaaattatgtgcaaaatttgtatttaattttatgcaattggcggaaacaaaaatttataaaattttgcgaaatATTAATTcgctaacaaaaaaaatgaatttataaaatttcatacacagaaaaaaaaaatttcttggtgcagaaaatttttactcgtcccaaaaaaatttttgcattagaaattgaagaaaaaaaattttggagttGAAAAGATTTCTtacattgaattttttctagtccaagaaaatttttgtctttaattcgtaatgcaaaatatttcgtgcgacaaaaaatttttttgtttctgtgTATAATTTTAGTTTGCTAGCGAAGAAAATAttccataaaatttcaatttccaaacgaaaataattattttataaatttttgttcaacCATTTtctgtatgaaattttataaaattgaacgaacattaaatcaaatattctgtaaattttcaaaatgtcaaaGAAAGAGATGTCGCAACGTGACACATTTTCGAACATTCaatgtttcaattttttttcgcttagaaaacggcaaaaattttgttgtatttcgtcaaatcatttttgaatttttagtttgtaaaattttcaatgatctcagttagcagacaattaacaattttcgtattttcttttcaacaaatcaatggctaataaaaaaaaactaaaaatatgcacatgtagaaaattaacaaaattacaggtgcaatttttcaaatatttctttttttttcaatttataatttaaaaaaaaaatcaaaaattattagacatcgaCTAaccagtatcataaattttccgGTTCTTTCATTGCAAAAGgtacgaaaatttttcaaattttaaatttctaagttACAACAGACTTCTACTCTCCCAATATCaaagggacaagatttttgccttattttttaaattaatagttcaaatttttgatatgacggggaaaatatcggtcttagtaaaaaagttttcgaacaaaagttgtagtaaatttaattttctaaaaaaaatgtcttatatgattttcttatatgatcaatattttcaccgtaattctcaaagtaagattcataatgaattaatgaatgattcaaaattttgttaattatgaaaatcttaatttggaaattacggctttcttattagtcctaagaaaaaattataagagacattttttttagaaaattaaatttcctacaacttttatttgaaaacttttttcataagaccaatattttccccgtagtatcaaaaatttcacaccactaattattaattatttttaaattaacgcaaaaatcctggccctagttatgatgaatttttttgcttcaaatatttttttacccacatttattagtaataaataaaaataaataaattacctgtaTCAACAACAACATGTCCAGGACTAGCATATGGTGCATGTGGACTTTGttcatcatttaaaataatactcGGAGCTCTAGACCTTCTTGGATGAAAAATAGTTGATACTTCAGCGTTACTACTATccattacttaaatttaaataattcaaattttcaaatgaaactaaaaataaaataataacaataattacatcaacaacaaaaccttcaattgattttgtttataaataaataatagcatTGTAAAGACTTAAaacttaacaaaataaatatatttactttattcaTATCCATGTTAACATTGAcacattatcattattattttaatttaattagtaagtCTTCTTATCAAGGTCTTCAAGGGCATAAAcctttaattatatttataaatatattatttttgtactcGATATTTGACCCACTTGAGTATTCAATCAAAAATCTCGATTATTAAAcagattcaaattttaaatgtatgataatttaaatgattactcggtttatcaattaaaattgattaattaagcGATGATTTATAGATGATTGAAGACTGGAGATGCAAAAAatgaaagataataaaaataaatgtacgtGGATTAAAATACGCGATACTGTCACATGCTCGTGAGCTTCAAAAGCTCCAACGTGCCATTGATTACTGGATAGGGAGGACTACGAATTGTCGTAAGACCTGGGGATCTGTCGTTTTGCTGAAAGCTCTAACGCTTGCGCGAGTTCTGACtgaatgtatatacatatatgtatgtatattacaattaatatgagattttatttatatatatataatatatttgttgATTTTAGAGTAAGTTTGCTGGATCAAGTGGACGTGTCATGGTTTTAATGCCAGTTTGAGGTTTTTAAATCTTGCACGcgatatacatttacatttgcGTGTgctcataaatatataaatatatatagtatatgtAAGAagtaatgatgatgataatataatgaaaataatattttttaaattattttatttagcgaAGGTCAatgtgaatatttttcatgtttttacAGTAAATACCTACGAGAGGTCTCATAAGATCGTGCTTTTGATATTCAAATGctgaatgaaaaatataattataaaattaaagctCTTGGTTatattttagtataaaaaagctgaatagtttttttgtataaaagaatttatttgtatgacagctttagttattttttaaaagctctttttattcaaaaacgtTTTCGCGgtctttatttttactctttagtatatttattaaatgataaaattcaaataattttttttgtttaatttcaaGTACGGCTTGAAATGAGAAAGAAAATTGTCAACATTTATCTAATGATTGCTGAGCGTTTATTTGCTTGGATTGGAAGgagaaatattttgaaagtttaagtagttattcaaaaaattacaagttttttttcgCGCTTTaaattttggacaaaaaaaaaaatcttgtactttttttaaaaactgaatatttattgcgatatttaaattttaattaatactctTCAGTGATGAGACCCATTTTGGAATGTAACTCGGTCATCTAGACACTCTGTACTGAAACACTGGTTACTAAGCTCGAAAAAATCCAAGGAAGGTgctgtaaatttttacaatacttGTGACGACAGAAAGGCCTCAATTGAGACACTTGCGCTGTATATGATTACCTC includes these proteins:
- the LOC130674451 gene encoding 60S ribosomal protein L37a; the encoded protein is MAKRTKKVGITGKYGTRYGASLRKMVKKMEITQHSKYTCTFCGKDAMKRSVVGIWSCKRCKRTVAGGAWVYSTTAAASVRSAVRRLREVKEQ